In Rosa chinensis cultivar Old Blush chromosome 1, RchiOBHm-V2, whole genome shotgun sequence, a genomic segment contains:
- the LOC112182556 gene encoding ABC transporter C family member 10, translating into MVFLAIQLQKYYFSTAKELMRINGTTKSFVANHLAESVSGAITIRAFNEEDRFLAKNFHLIDTNASPFFHSFAANKWLIQRLEIICAEVLASAALCMVLLPTGTFSSGFIGMALSYGLSLNMSLIYSNQNQCTIRRLKTWMNIFWDDGVGCQTENSYCSKSDIKSIKVRLGAIKKKRNAVLKYLKNNVAVLLKIGLDINVYGGLSFMAH; encoded by the exons ATGGTCTTTCTGGCAATTCAGCTACAG AAATATTACTTTTCCACTGCAAAGGAGTTGATGAGGATCAATGGAACAACCAAGTCTTTTGTAGCAAATCATCTAGCAGAGTCTGTATCAGGCGCCATTACAATAAGAGCTTTCAATGAAGAAGATCGCTTCTTGGCAAAGAATTTTCACCTCATTGACACAAATGCTAGCCCATTTTTTCATAGTTTTGCAGCAAATAAGTGGTTGATTCAGCGGTTAGAAATAATTTGCGCAGAAGTTCTCGCCTCTGCAGCACTCTGTATGGTTTTGCTTCCAACTGGAACTTTTAGCTCTG GGTTTATTGGAATGGCGCTTTCTTATGGTCTTTCATTAAACATGTCATTGATCTATTCAAATCAAAACCAGTGCACTATAAGGAGACTCAAAACATGGATGAATATTTTCTGGGATGATGGGGTTGGATGCCAAACTGAAAATTCTTACTGCAG CAAATCTGATATAAAGAGCATAAAGGTGAGGCTAGGGGCgattaagaagaagaggaacgcTGTGCTGAAGTATCTGAAGAATAATGTTGCTGTTCTTCTCAAGATTGGCCTTGATATTAATGTATATGGAGGGTTAAGTTTCATGGCTCATTAG
- the LOC112182555 gene encoding ankyrin repeat-containing protein ITN1 — MSSPIEQGERDIEKGLMTTPADPSPTPSPSSTASAPALVLSNSGKRMDQAGKKKYVKQVTGRHNDTELHLAAQKGDLAAVKQILRDIVSQVEGTVSGAELDSEVAEVRAAVVNDVNELGETALFTAADRGHLDVVKELLKYSNKESFVKKNRSGYSPLHIAATHGHHAIVQVLLDQDPGLSRTTGPSNATPLISAAQRGHIAVVDELLSKDSTLLEISRSNGKNALHLAARPGHVEIVRALLNRDPQLARRTDKKGQTALHMAVKGTSCEVVKLLLDADAAIVMLPDKFGNTALHVATRKKRAEIVNELLSLPDSNVNALNRDHKTALDIAEELPLSEESADVKACLYKYGAVRANELNQPRDELRKTVTQIKNDVHIQLEQTKKTNKNVQNISKDLRKLHREGINNATNSVTVVAVLFATVAFAAIFTVPGGDNNDGTAVVVHSSPFKIFFIFNAIALFTSLAVVVVQITLVRGETKAEKKVVEIINKLMWLASVCTSVAFMASSYIVVGRHHKWAAILVTVVGGMIMAVVLGTMTYYVVKSKRHRALRKKDKSARRSGSNSWMPSDYSNSEIDRIYAL; from the exons ATGTCTTCCCCGATCGAACAAG GTGAGAGAGATATAGAGAAGGGTTTGATGACGACTCCAGCGGACCCATCACCTACGCCGTCGCCGTCATCGACGGCATCGGCGCCGGCGCTGGTGCTGTCGAACTCCGGGAAGAGGATGGACCAGGCGGGGAAGAAGAAGTATGTGAAGCAGGTGACCGGGCGGCACAACGACACCGAGCTCCACCTGGCGGCGCAGAAGGGCGATCTGGCAGCCGTGAAGCAGATTCTGCGTGATATTGTTTCGCAGGTGGAGGGGACGGTGAGCGGCGCTGAGTTGGATTCGGAGGTGGCGGAGGTGAGGGCGGCGGTGGTGAATGATGTGAATGAGCTGGGGGAGACGGCGTTGTTCACGGCGGCGGATAGAGGGCATCTGGATGTGGTGAAGGAGTTGTTGAAGTATTCGAATAAGGAGAGTTTTGTGAAGAAGAATCGGTCCGGGTATAGTCCCTTGCATATTGCTGCAACTCATGGCCACCATG CCATTGTTCAGGTACTCCTGGATCAAGACCCCGGGCTAAGCAGGACAACGGGCCCGTCGAATGCTACCCCACTTATATCTGCAGCTCAAAGAGGGCATATAGCTGTGGTTGATGAACTGTTGTCAAAGGATTCTACCTTGTTGGAGATTTCAAGATCAAATGGGAAGAATGCATTACATCTGGCTGCAAGACCAGGGCATGTGGAGATTGTAAGAGCATTGCTAAATAGGGATCCACAATTGGCACGAAGGACTGACAAGAAAGGGCAAACTGCCTTGCATATGGCTGTTAAAGGGACAAGCTGTGAGGTGGTGAAATTGCTTCTTGAtgcagatgctgcaattgtgaTGCTTCCTGACAAATTTGGTAACACAGCATTACATGTAGCCACCAGGAAGAAGCGAGCGGAG ATAGTGAACGAGTTGTTATCCCTCCCAGACAGCAATGTTAATGCACTGAATAGGGACCACAAAACCGCTCTGGACATTGCTGAAGAGCTTCCACTTTCAGAAGAATCAGCAGATGTAAAGGCTTGCCTTTACAAATACGGTGCTGTTAGAGCTAACGAACTGAACCAACCAAGGGATGAACTGAGAAAAACAGTGACTCAGATCAAGAATGATGTTCATATCCAGCttgaacaaacaaagaaaaccaataaAAATGTTCAGAATATTTCGAAAGACCTCAGGAAGCTCCACAGGGAAGGAATCAACAATGCCACCAACTCAGTCACAGTGGTGGCTGTTCTATTTGCAACAGTTGCTTTTGCAGCTATATTTACTGTGCCCGGCGGTGATAACAATGATGGGACGGCTGTGGTAGTGCACTCTTCTCCATTCAAaatcttcttcatttttaatgCCATTGCTCTTTTTACATCTCTGGCCGTTGTGGTGGTTCAAATTACATTGGTCAGAGGTGAGACAAAAGCAGAGAAAAAGGTCGTAGAAATTATCAATAAGTTGATGTGGCTCGCGTCAGTGTGCACTTCAGTGGCATTCATGGCCTCCTCTTACATTGTGGTTGGCCGGCATCATAAGTGGGCTGCAATTCTGGTAACAGTTGTTGGGGGAATGATAATGGCAGTGGTTCTTGGCACCATGACATATTATGTGGTGAAGTCAAAGCGGCACCGGGCCTTGAGGAAGAAGGATAAGAGCGCAAGGAGGAGTGGATCCAACTCGTGGATGCCCTCAGACTACTCCAATTCAGAAATTGATCGAATCTATGCCCTTTGA
- the LOC112170260 gene encoding putative F-box/LRR-repeat protein At4g00320, giving the protein MALLPDLVINQIFRLVTTKTAVRMSFLSKQWEGMLSSLPMLDFDEGGDHRFDQNDNFIQHSKFINILQKYWELCEKDREATKTTPLDKFRLRMTRYSSRDASMVYKLLSSSIERSVKELDISLRGCTVKNYYYLCRTNLINAKTLTTLNLEYVRMKNIDSCVEPIDYSISLRLLPSLKTMSLKTVQFDHNALFFLVWECPFIEHLSLASCSFELSEIRLLSPTLKSLEIKHCKASQAVLYVEDLESLSIVSSDFPLEGVILERCFKLKHVNICAQFLEWFYLQGQCHDVNAVIDAPALFFFSFRGHLESKFSLKAPNLRKSRIILLNEELSSFTGQWKHFPKLKDFLQEFGSCKEMVLYVDDFEVLIFPEDFRKTLASPILADLEFLELTIENPPTYERDKQNLKDSLHWMAPALKLIESDVYLN; this is encoded by the coding sequence ATGGCTCTCTTACCGGACCTGGTTATCAACCAAATCTTCCGACTTGTTACCACTAAAACCGCTGTTCGCATGAGCTTTCTTTCCAAGCAATGGGAAGGCATGTTGTCTTCACTCCCCATGTTAGACTTTGACGAGGGTGGTGATCATCGGTTTGACCAAAACGACAACTTTATTCAGCACAGCAAGTTCATCAACATCTTACAAAAGTATTGGGAACTATGTGAGAAAGATCGAGAAGCAACAAAAACAACTCCCTTAGACAAATTCAGGCTTCGCATGACGAGATACTCATCTAGAGACGCCAGTATGGTGTATAAGTTACTGTCTAGTTCAATCGAGAGAAGCGTGAAAGAGTTGGATATCAGCCTTAGAGGGTGTACCGTGAAAAATTACTACTACCTGTGCCGGACCAACCTTATCAATGCAAAAACTCTAACCACTCTAAATTTGGAGTATGTGAGGATGAAGAACATTGACAGTTGTGTCGAGCCTATTGACTACTCTATCTCTCTGcgccttcttccttctttgaaAACCATGTCTCTTAAAACTGTTCAATTTGATCACAATGCTCTCTTCTTCTTAGTTTGGGAGTGCCCTTTCATTGAGCATCTTTCCTTGGCTTCATGTTCTTTTGAACTCTCCGAGATTCGTCTTTTAAGTCCCACACTCAAATCCTTGGAAATTAAGCACTGCAAGGCTTCTCAAGCTGTACTTTATGTCGAAGATCTTGAATCTCTTTCCATCGTTTCATCAGACTTTCCGTTGGAAGGCGTGATCTTGGAAAGATGCTTCAAATTGAAACATGTTAATATATGTGCTCAGttcttggaatggttttatTTACAAGGACAATGCCATGATGTTAATGCCGTAATCGACGCTCCAGCCCTATTTTTTTTCAGTTTCAGAGGTCATTTAGAGTCCAAATTTTCTTTGAAAGCTCCAAATTTACGTAAATCCCGTATCATACTATTGAACGAAGAATTATCCTCCTTCACCGGGCAATGGAAGCATTTTCCTAAACTGAAAGATTTTCTCCAAGAATTTGGTAGTTGCAAAGAGATGGTCCTCTATGTTGACGATTTTGAGGTTCTCATATTTCCAGAAGATTTCAGAAAGACCTTGGCTTCACCAATATTGGCAGATCTCGAATTTCTAGAACTTACAATTGAGAACCCTCCTACATATGAGAGAGATAAGCAAAACTTGAAGGACTCCTTGCATTGGATGGCACCTGCTCTGAAGCTTATTGAGTCGGATGTGTATTTAAACTAG